Genomic DNA from Podospora pseudoanserina strain CBS 124.78 chromosome 4, whole genome shotgun sequence:
TGATCGTCTCCGAATGTCTGGGCACCAGTTCTGACAGTCCACTTTCTGCGTTTCGTTACCTCACACATTCTGGGACATCTCGAGCTTCcatcttgctgctgtctgAGCCATTCCTTATTACCCATTGGCCTGGCTCCAGAACAGACCGCCCGTTCGTTGTTCCTTACATTCTCCATCAGTGGGGAAGACTCCAACGTCAcaagcagccaccaccaccaccatcactactatcaccaccagctcGGGAAAAACAAACAGCAACaatcaacaacaataacaacaacaacaacaacgagaaAACCACAACGTTTTATTAATTACGACGTTCAAACTGGGACCCCTGCCCACATCACTTTCAAAACGGATTCCCACGCGTGTGTGTACGTTTGAACCATTCTTCGACGACTACGCAAATGACGCAGATAAGCCTGGCTTATCTCGCCCTAGTCTCGATCATCACCTAGATCCTCCCCTtaccccccccttttcttatCCTTATCCCCCACATCAATTTGAAGACAACACCACATCTCTGATATTCCTGCCTCATCTACAGGGCTAGGTGGCCgtgctttctttctttatCTTTCCCGAGACATCATCATTCACCACCGCATACATACGGACGGAAGTACTactacaccaccaaccacccccataCCGAGGTGAACGTCGTCTAGGGACGGACGGGAACACGGAAAACCTTGGAATCGACTGGCGAGAGATAAGCTCACATATTCAACGGCTTTTTTCTTACATCGGGACGACTATTTTCGGTCATCAACACGCCCCCTCTGTGTTTACGGTACGCCCCTGTGTTGTGTCATCAACAGCAGTGGCAACAgctcaaccaacccacccaagTGCTTCTTTCTTGATAGAGAGATAGGGAAACTTTCCGAGTACCTATAGCCCCCCTGCGATAACTGTGCCAAAACCGAGCagcaggcaaggcaaggcaaccTTATCTACAAAGGCCCTGTTGTTCATTACACATCTCTTATCAGTTATCGACTTCggcccaaccaccaaccagcaacaccTTTTACCAGCCTGCCTCTTTGAGAAACTGCTGACATAACGGTTTTCCTCGTTGGGGTGTGTGTGATTCCATCTCGTGACGACCACAGGCGCGGACCctgttctctctctctctctctcggcttAAGGAATTCGGTCAAAGCTCGATCGATCTGTTTGGTTCTCCACGCGGGGTGGTGACATACCGTCTGATCATCCTTTTCTGGGCTGAAGGATTTGAGGATAGGAAAGTGGAGTTGTGAGTAGTGTGGTCTTTTCTCTGGGCCGCCGTCATTGACTGGATATTCCGCGGGGGAAAGTACTGTCTTCTTGTCCATCCATCTCTCTGAGAGGCTGACAGCGGAAGGAGAGGTCATTTTCGTGCATATTCCAACCAGACACGGCTTGcgataccaccaccccctcccgtccgTCTTTTTTCCTCGGAACTGTTGGAACACGCAGtttttgattttgggggCTGCCCGGacttattttttttttttttgaacaTTCGGGAGTTCCCGAACATAGACGTCCCTTTTTAACAAGCAGCCATGTCCACCTCGATCGCCGTCCCAAGGACGGCCCCCATAGCTATCGCGCCAAAACCCCCCACGGCACGCTTCCCACCGAGTCGACAGGGCAGTGtgcaccaccacggccacaaCTTTGACTCTTACGGGAGCGGGTTCAACTCGCCTGATTCGGGGTCGGTGCTGAGCTTGAATACGCCGCCGTGTGAGGCTTGCCGGAACAGGAGGAGTGAGTGCGTTATGGGTGAGGATACCGAGGAGCACTGCGTGGCTTGTCAGTATACTGGGACCGAGTGCTCGTTGGTGGAGAGCAGTGGGAGTAGCAGCCCTTTGGgtgcgaggaagaggaagttgaatggaggggatggggcggaggaagggaggagtAAGAGGAGGTGAGACAGaacaattttttttttaaaaaaaaatttcttttttttttctttttgctgatgacaggatgggaggggtggggggccaCGTTTTATGTGAAtggctctcttcttcttcttcctcttcttcttcttcttcatcacattcctttctgtttctttctACTTCTTACCTATCTAtgcccacccccaccaaagGCCAAGATAGGCCATCGAGATCTTGTGTCTCTACCAGGACTTACCTGACATGTTGATTGGTCAATAGTTCCCCAGGACGGTCTGATAACAGATCGCAGCGTCGGCGGCaaaaccagcaccaccagcaacccaGCGTCTCGTGCACCACTACCAGCAGCTCCCTAATCGAAGACATGGCCAACTTTGGCGGGCCCACGCTGCTCAAGCGCACGTTGGGGCTGCAGGCGGATCGGTACTGCCAGTACATTGGGCCCACCACTGACTTTGAGCCCTCGCTCATCAACCTGTCATCATTCGACCCGCAAGATGAGAGTCTGCTCGCGAGGGGGacgttgaggagggtgagcgACAACGACAcgttcttgttgctgccggACAACAACACGCCGGGGTATGATCACATCATCGAGGACGCGGACGAGATTGAGAACATTGTGGCGCCGCACGGGAGGAGGCTGATCGACCTCTACTTTCGGGTAGTGCACCCGGGCTTTCCCATCATTCAACGGAGTGTGTTTTATGAAAAGTACGAGAGGAGCCACCGCGAGTTttcgccgccgctgctggcgGCCGTGTACATCCTGGCCATCAACTGGTGGGAGCACGAGGAGGAGCTAGCGGGGTTGCCGAAGCCGAATgtgagggagctggagaggttggtgaggaccACGTTGGCGGATGCCATGTACAGGCCGAAGCTGTCGACGATACAGGCggggttgctgttgagccAGAGGCCGGAGGGGGATCAGTGGGCGCCGACTGCGCAGCTTGTGGCGGTGGGACAGGAGCTGGGGTTGCATTTGGATTGCACGAACTGGAAGATTCCGccttgggagagggggttgaggaagaggctggCTTGGGCTCTGTATTTGCAGGTTAGTGTTTTtactttcctttttcttccttccttttttcattttcttcttttcttcttctttttttattcatttttttctttttttttttttttcattttcttcttctttttcatttttttttttcattctCGTAGTGTATGACTTGTATGATATTGACTTCTGGTGTCCAGGATAAATGGGGCGCCCTCGTCCACGGCCGACCTTCCCACATCTTTGCGTCCAACTGGGCCGTCCAGCCGCTCAACCCCAACGACTTTCCCGACATTGAATGCGACGAGACCGACGCCGAGGAACGGCTCGAGCTTGAGAGGGGTCGGGTCCTTTTCAGGCAAATGGTCCAGCTTTCCCAAATCCTGGCCGAAATCCTGGACACGTTTTACACTTTGCAGGCAACCTCTCAGATCGCCAACGCCGGCCCGCAGGGCACTCAGCTCGTCTTGTCCCTCGCCAAGCCCATccagctcaagctcaaggagtGGTATTCCGCTCTCCCGGCTCTCGTCAGGATGGACTCGACCTTTCAGACCacaccctcgtcctcttcggGGAGCAGGTTCTCCCCGATCGGCTATCTGCACCTGGCCTACTTTGCAACCGAGATCACGCTCCACCGCCGCATCATCAGGTCCATGTCCGCCCTTCCGGAggacaacaaccccaacacgCCGTCCATCGACCCTTACATCCAGCACATTTGCCGCTCGGCCGCCAAGGCCAGACTCATCTCCGCAATGGATTTTGTCAACCGGCTCACTCCGTCCCACCTGAGGGCGTTTTGGTACTTTGCCTCCAAGACAAACTTTGCGCTGATCGGGACGTTTGGGAGCCTGCTGTGGGGGACGAGcccggggagggaggaggcggagtgGTATAGACGGCGGCTGGGCGAGTACAGGTGGACGCTGAGCGTGTCAAGCaagccgggggaggggacgagCAAGGGGTTGACCGAGTTTGCGATGGGGATGCTGGATATCAGCacggggttgttgaagaagctgccGGAGAAGCCGTTGTTGAGTCGGAGCGGGAGTgaggttgggtttggagggtcAGGAGGGGTGGATcaggtgaggaggagcagcttgTTTGCCTTGGGGCATGCGGGGGGGAGTTCGGCGAGTTTGAACAGCatggctgggggtggtgggaggggggggccGGGAGGGGGTTTTAGTTTGGGGATGCAGAGTCCCAGGAGTGAtattggggaggaggagggggaggagatggacagtgaggatgatggggagggggagggggggtatggGAGTTTTTCGGTTGGGAACTGAGCCTGCTTGACGGTTTTGAACTCTGGGGGGAGAGGTCAGACGGGGGATTCGTGTGTGGATTTTTGAGTTGCGCTCTGCTTTATATGGGGGAGCTCGGGTTCAAGACGGGAATTTTCCTGCCATacggggaagaaggaagtggagggtggtggtgcagagGTGGCAGTCGCCACGACTTCCCATTTGGGAACACACAATATTGGCAGATTTTCAGCTTGACGATGCAGTCAGAGAGCTGGAAACTGCCTTTATTTGATCCCCTCAAACTTCCGCGGAGATGCAAAGATTGCGCGATGGGGAGCACGCGGTCTACCCGCTTTCTACGTGTTCTACTTTTTCTGTACCAACAGGGCAGTTTGTGGGGAATGTCATGTGCCAGCGGGTAATGGCgtcatttttctttttgtttttttttgggggagggaggaccCTAGGTGCATCAGGTGTGAGGGGAACTGTCACCATCACATGAGAGAGTAAGGGagggcttttttttttcttttcttggaTGATTTGATGAAACACAAGTTATGATTCTCTTTTTGATACCCGAGTTCTATATGTTTTTATAGAAGGTTGCGGGTAGGAATTTTCTTTGGGTTTTTTGCGAAGGGTATCATGGcaagggaggggatggtaaAGATTGATATAACTTGATATGATAGGTAGGAAGGATTAGGATAGACTGACTGGCATGATGTTATGGCAACGATGTTTAGATTTTTATGAGAAATTGGAATAGAATAGAGAGTCAGTCGTGTTATTGTTACAATGTTGATTTATTTTCCTGCTCcgaaggaaaagaaagatgtTTGCTGACGTGCTAGACTAACTAACttactacctacctacctacctacctacccatcCATAgtttcttccccttcttttctctcaacccacaaccttttTCGCGAACGCACCCTCAAAAAGCCTGTTCCCCTCAGGCTGACTCCTCAACAGCCCGTTCCTGGGCAGCGCAGGGTTGTTGCAGTAGTCGTCCCTCACGCTGATGCAGACACCGGGCGTGCCGCGGCAGCAGGACAGCAGGATGCAGGCGGAGCCGTACTCGCAGTCGGAGTTGACGGCGCAGCCCTTTGCGCCGCAGACGTCGCCGGCCCAGGCGCAGACGTTGCCTGCCGACTCGGCGGCCTCGGcgcagaggcagaggtcgGTGTAGTCGTCGATGGTTTCcgggttgggggttgcgCCGTCGGCGGAGCAGAGGTCGCCTGGGGTGTTGCAGGACCAGGGGTTTTGGCAGGTGGAGGCGCAGACGCCGTTTATGCAGCCGGAGGGGCACTATATAAGGTTGGTAAGGggactgggaaggggaagggggtaaGACGTACTACTTTATTGCAGCGACCGCAGTTGTTGGGGTCGTTCTTGTAGATGCAGACGTCACCGCAGAGGTGCTGCTCGGGATCGGCGCACTGGCAGCCGCAGTACTTGTCCTTGACGCCCTCGTAGGTGAGGGCGGCGTTGGCCATACTGTAGTGGGCCACGTAGGCGGAGGCTAGGTTgcggcaggaggagagggaggactCGGTGCGGAAGCGCTCGTTGCAGCGGTCGAGGAGGCGGGCGGCGAAGCCCGAGTtgcaggtggtgaaggttTGGGTGCAGTCGGCTGTCGGGTGGGTGGGTTAATATCTCGAACAcaaaggagagggggggaggcaagggaagagaaaaggggtGAAAAAGACTCACTCCAGCAGACATCCACCCAGTTGCAGGCATCTTCAAACGTCTCGTGCAGCTTTGGCGCGAAataccacctccaccaatcTGTCGGGCCGCATCCGTTGGACGTCACCGGGGGGGCGGGGTCGCGGGTGGTGTAGTCTGCGCCTTTGGGGCAAGTCTTGGTGACGGGGGGGTCGGCGATGACGTCTGGGAGTCGTGGGAGGACGTACAATCCCACCGTGATGCTCAGCCGACCTCCGCTGCTCTCGGAAACCTGGACACCACCGTTCTCCTGCCTCTTGGAAAAGACGTGGGAGTGCTTCTTGGTAGGGGGGATACCCCGAGCGTAAAGCTTGCCGTCCTTGACGGCAAACTCAAACTCTAGCCCGTTGATCACACCCGCAGTGGAAAGACCGTCGCACTGGACGGAGAAGACTGTGGTGACGTAGGGCTGGCCCCGTTCATCGCGGAGGGCGGTCTGTCCGTTTGTGCTGCGGAGGACCCAGCCTACTTCCCCGTTtttgaagatggcgaggtAGCGGGATGGTCTGTCGCCCCGGCCGGGGAGGCGGACGTCAAAGACGCCTCTGGGGGAGAAGACGTTGTTGGGGGGTTCGAAGACGAGACCTTGGAATTGGTCGTCGGGATCGGTCTCCTCGATGGCGCGGCTGGTGCGCCGGTCGCGGGTGACGGCGAGGCCGTTGGGGGTGAGGTAGGTGAAGTCACGAGGCCCGTTTGGGTCGACGGCGCAGCGTTCGTACgagggagggatgaggggtCTGTAGCCTGGTCctcggaggggggtggggagggattCGGCCGACCAGATGGCGTCTttgaaggtgttgagggcGATGGCGTCGGCGGCGACCTCTGCCGTGTTGGCTTCCGAGGCTACGGCGGCGTGGGCGCCGGTGagtgaggagaggagggaaaggagggtgagggacTTCATTGCGAAGAGTGAGAGCCCGGGGCTCGGTCTGGAAGAGAAAAGGATGACCGATGACAACACAGGAGAGGAAAATTGCATCAACGAGGGGGAAGGAAAGAAGGTATGGGTTTTATTCTCTGACTATTCTATCACGGGTACGGAATGGTTGCCATCACGACCGCAGAGTACACGATACAGCCAACCTCACTCAAGCTAGCGACCAGCCACTATCCAGAATCCCATATCCCTCGTGGTTACCGGGCCATCGAGCTCACGATGGAGAATCGGTTCAGGGGTGGACCAACGGACCATATAATATGCCGTGGAATTCGGTGACCAACCTCACTTTCCACTCTTCCAACTTTTCATCCCTGCAGATCTTGCCGACTGTTCAGCAGGTGAGCTGCGGCCCGACTTTCTGTCCAGCATTCCTGAACTATGCTGGTCAGGAGGTATGGAAATATGCAGGAACAGGCACGTCAGAGAAATTGGTATACAATACAAAAACTGCTTCCATCGTATCACCCTCACTCCCGCAACAACAATTCAACGACATTAAAGAAGAAACGACCAGGTAGGTATcgagccagccagccagccagcttcaCTCGAGCTTCACCATTCAGATGATAGCCAACCTATGTCTCCGATCGCCATCTTACTGCAAGGTACACTAGAAAAAATGTTTCACGCATAGAGGAATGAACCACGGAACTGTGGTAATGACGGCATCTCGTCGAACGCCCAACGGTAGCTGTCAAACTAAGGAAACGGAGACTGCGGGTTGAGGTTCCTAAGAATGGCTTTCGTAATTAGTTAGCTCTTCCGAATACCTCTGTACTCTTTTGAGGACCTGCTGGTCATCTTTTGAGTTCCCGTTTCTTAGTCACAGCATGAGTGGTGAGAATAggggcaaaaaggggggcaATGCCAAGACGTCAGTCAACATGGGCGGGAATCAGCTGTGGAACCCAAAGTGAAAGCATCCCaccaaaaacatacaacaccaagaattacccagtggtcacccacctgagtactagttcAGCGGTCATGTAGTATGACTGCGAGGATGGGCGACTCTAAAAAGGGTATATTGTTTACTTCAAAATGTGGAAGAAAGCGTACTGCTAAACGGTTCGTGAACGGAGAGGCTTGGCCCGTCTTAACCGTTATAGATTAGAGAATATAGATACGCCCATACCGCGGTGTTAAAGTAGGTGAAAGGTGTTCTAGATGTGTAGATCGCGCTAATAGCTCTTGGCCAgtttataattaaatataGTTAGTATTAGTTATATCTTTAGCGTTAGTCCTACCTCTAGCATAACtactccggtactatatatataaaaccGAAGGAAATcaatattatataataataaaagttATAAAATTAGGGttaaagtaaaataaattttaagtattttaattctagtaaagtaaaaaatTTTAAAAGgtttataaaatattaaatagttcggttaaaaaaaagaattataataattattatatcaAAAagaccgagggttataaaagTTATaatgaaatggtgagaaaacacacaaaaacaaccaaccacaacaccacaaatgtACACTCAACAggtctctgaatgaacacacctCCGTGATAGTGACTtgctcgcaggccgcacttcccgcaggacaaagaaaagacactatgggctcccaggccacataataagcaccggaTTAGCCTaatcagagggccagaattgcctgtACGTATGCAAGGCAAAATACGAAGAAAATAGAAGTCGATGTCCTATCTAAAATCAAATGTCAGAAGCAGATAGCTTAtattgtgacgaacccctatccagaacctctgaaagggacactagttgaaggcacttctgaataatcttggtccggtatagctaaatagtatataataatggcttatctctattataatagtttaaatactaataattataacttatattatatactacggaactatttatttacgccggctagttcctctatatatatagacctatggaccgtagaccgttaatttatagacggtcctcggtccgctcctgattagccgatgccg
This window encodes:
- the DAL81_1 gene encoding Fungal specific transcription factor (COG:L; EggNog:ENOG503NVUA) encodes the protein MSTSIAVPRTAPIAIAPKPPTARFPPSRQGSVHHHGHNFDSYGSGFNSPDSGSVLSLNTPPCEACRNRRSECVMGEDTEEHCVACQYTGTECSLVESSGSSSPLGARKRKLNGGDGAEEGRSKRSSPGRSDNRSQRRRQNQHHQQPSVSCTTTSSSLIEDMANFGGPTLLKRTLGLQADRYCQYIGPTTDFEPSLINLSSFDPQDESLLARGTLRRVSDNDTFLLLPDNNTPGYDHIIEDADEIENIVAPHGRRLIDLYFRVVHPGFPIIQRSVFYEKYERSHREFSPPLLAAVYILAINWWEHEEELAGLPKPNVRELERLVRTTLADAMYRPKLSTIQAGLLLSQRPEGDQWAPTAQLVAVGQELGLHLDCTNWKIPPWERGLRKRLAWALYLQDKWGALVHGRPSHIFASNWAVQPLNPNDFPDIECDETDAEERLELERGRVLFRQMVQLSQILAEILDTFYTLQATSQIANAGPQGTQLVLSLAKPIQLKLKEWYSALPALVRMDSTFQTTPSSSSGSRFSPIGYLHLAYFATEITLHRRIIRSMSALPEDNNPNTPSIDPYIQHICRSAAKARLISAMDFVNRLTPSHLRAFWYFASKTNFALIGTFGSLLWGTSPGREEAEWYRRRLGEYRWTLSVSSKPGEGTSKGLTEFAMGMLDISTGLLKKLPEKPLLSRSGSEVGFGGSGGVDQVRRSSLFALGHAGGSSASLNSMAGGGGRGGPGGGFSLGMQSPRSDIGEEEGEEMDSEDDGEGEGGYGSFSVGN
- a CDS encoding hypothetical protein (EggNog:ENOG503P7B2), producing MQFSSPVLSSVILFSSRPSPGLSLFAMKSLTLLSLLSSLTGAHAAVASEANTAEVAADAIALNTFKDAIWSAESLPTPLRGPGYRPLIPPSYERCAVDPNGPRDFTYLTPNGLAVTRDRRTSRAIEETDPDDQFQGLVFEPPNNVFSPRGVFDVRLPGRGDRPSRYLAIFKNGEVGWVLRSTNGQTALRDERGQPYVTTVFSVQCDGLSTAGVINGLEFEFAVKDGKLYARGIPPTKKHSHVFSKRQENGGVQVSESSGGRLSITVGLYVLPRLPDVIADPPVTKTCPKGADYTTRDPAPPVTSNGCGPTDWWRWYFAPKLHETFEDACNWVDVCWTDCTQTFTTCNSGFAARLLDRCNERFRTESSLSSCRNLASAYVAHYSMANAALTYEGVKDKYCGCQCADPEQHLCGDVCIYKNDPNNCGRCNKVCPSGCINGVCASTCQNPWSCNTPGDLCSADGATPNPETIDDYTDLCLCAEAAESAGNVCAWAGDVCGAKGCAVNSDCEYGSACILLSCCRGTPGVCISVRDDYCNNPALPRNGLLRSQPEGNRLFEGAFAKKVVG